The Pseudomonadota bacterium sequence GGTGAGCATTGCTGAAATTTCCCTTGTTTCCTCAATCCATCTCCGTCCTGTTTCTTTGTTGATGTATTGAACTTCTTTTCCAAACTTCCAGATCTTCAAATCTCATATCCTGTCCCCCTGTTACCTGCACCCTTCCTTCTATAAAACCAAAAGGCTGATTTTCCGGGTGAGAAATATGATCGCCACCACCAACACCGAGCCGAGGATCTTTTGCATGGTCCGCGGGGTGAAATGTCCTGCCCCCATGATTGATCCGAAGAGGCCGCCAAGGACCGTGGCGAGGATTACCGGTATGAAGGGGATCAGATCAATGCTGTTAAACTGCAGGCGGGCTGCAAGACCGGCAACCGAATTGGCCCAGATAAAAAATGCGCCGCAGGCTGCCGCTTCTTTTGCGGTGCCGAGCCCGAGGAGAAGAATGAGGGGGACCAGATAAATGCCTCCGCCGATACCGACAATGCCGGCAACGAGGCCGAGAAGGGCTCCGCAGCCAAGAGCGAGAAAGAGTTTGCCCTGATCAGTGAGAGGCAAGGGTTGTGTCTCTTTCGGGAAATAAATACGTAGGGCGGCGAAGAGCAATGAAACGAGCAGGACGAGATAGAAGATGAATTTTGGCAGATGGAGCATGCCGCCAAGATAGGCCATTGGGATTGAAGTGAAAAGAAACGGCGCGATCAGCCGCAGCCGGGCATGTTTCTTTTTCAGGAATACCAGGCTGCCGACCGTGGTAACCAAGACATTGAGA is a genomic window containing:
- a CDS encoding sulfite exporter TauE/SafE family protein, giving the protein MDTLAIDILMLAFIFAIVAFFYASVGLGGGSSYTAILTIFGAGTAVIPMVSLTLNVLVTTVGSLVFLKKKHARLRLIAPFLFTSIPMAYLGGMLHLPKFIFYLVLLVSLLFAALRIYFPKETQPLPLTDQGKLFLALGCGALLGLVAGIVGIGGGIYLVPLILLLGLGTAKEAAACGAFFIWANSVAGLAARLQFNSIDLIPFIPVILATVLGGLFGSIMGAGHFTPRTMQKILGSVLVVAIIFLTRKISLLVL